The following coding sequences lie in one Cloeon dipterum chromosome 1, ieCloDipt1.1, whole genome shotgun sequence genomic window:
- the LOC135934852 gene encoding neo-calmodulin-like isoform X5, translated as MAASEETYQEEYSRLRRLASRFDVRKHSTEYGLTEDQVAEFKEAFMLFDKDEDGTITMAELGVVMRSLGQRPSETELRDMVNEVDQDGNGTIEFNEFLQMMSKKMKGADNEEELREAFRVFDKNNDGLISSIELRHVMTNLGEKLSDEEVDDMIKEADLDGDGMVNYEEFVMILTAKN; from the exons ATGGCTGCCTCCGAGGAGACGTACCAGGAGGAGTACTCGCGCCTCAGGAGGCTGGCGTCGCGCTTCGACGTCAGGAAGCACTCC ACCGAGTACGGACTGACCGAGGACCAGGTGGCTG AGTTCAAAGAAGCATTCATGCTGTTTGACAAGGACGAGGACGGCACGATCACGATGGCCGAGCTGGGCGTCGTGATGCGTTCGCTTGGCCAAAGGCCGTCAG AGACCGAGTTGCGAGACATGGTCAACGAAGTCGACCAGGACGGCAACGGAACAATCGAGTTTAACGAGTTCCTCCAAATGATGTCCAAGAAGATGAAAGGAGCTGACAATGAGGAGGAGCTTCGAGAGGCCTTCAG GGTGTTTGACAAGAACAATGACGGGCTCATCTCGTCGATAGAATTGCGCCACGTGATGACCAACCTGGGCGAGAAGCTCAGCGACGAAGAGGTTGACGACATGATCAAAGAAGCCGACCTCGACGGAGACGGCATGGTCAACTACGAGG AATTCGTCATGATCCTCACGGCCAAGAACTAA
- the LOC135934852 gene encoding neo-calmodulin-like isoform X3, with translation MKTSSFSLRVMRRARNKPADGHTPGQKGTPKAGNKGSVGTPTGQKSGQKPSTKPSAQKGQVKAPPKAPPSANKPNKKNKKGHKHQQHDLIVTIDLTEYGLTEDQVAEFKEAFMLFDKDEDGTITMAELGVVMRSLGQRPSETELRDMVNEVDQDGNGTIEFNEFLQMMSKKMKGADNEEELREAFRVFDKNNDGLISSIELRHVMTNLGEKLSDEEVDDMIKEADLDGDGMVNYEEFVMILTAKN, from the exons GCGCGCAACAAACCCGCCGATGGTCACACCCCCGGCCAGAAGGGCACCCCCAAGGCGGGCAACAAGGGCTCCGTGGGCACCCCGACTGGCCAGAAATCGGGCCAGAAGCCCTCGACCAAGCCGTCGGCGCAGAAGGGCCAGGTCAAGGCGCCCCCCAAGGCCCCGCCCAGCGCCAACAAGCCTAACAAGAAAAACAAGAAGGGCCACAAGCACCAACAGCACGACCTCATCGTCACCATCGATTTG ACCGAGTACGGACTGACCGAGGACCAGGTGGCTG AGTTCAAAGAAGCATTCATGCTGTTTGACAAGGACGAGGACGGCACGATCACGATGGCCGAGCTGGGCGTCGTGATGCGTTCGCTTGGCCAAAGGCCGTCAG AGACCGAGTTGCGAGACATGGTCAACGAAGTCGACCAGGACGGCAACGGAACAATCGAGTTTAACGAGTTCCTCCAAATGATGTCCAAGAAGATGAAAGGAGCTGACAATGAGGAGGAGCTTCGAGAGGCCTTCAG GGTGTTTGACAAGAACAATGACGGGCTCATCTCGTCGATAGAATTGCGCCACGTGATGACCAACCTGGGCGAGAAGCTCAGCGACGAAGAGGTTGACGACATGATCAAAGAAGCCGACCTCGACGGAGACGGCATGGTCAACTACGAGG AATTCGTCATGATCCTCACGGCCAAGAACTAA
- the LOC135934852 gene encoding neo-calmodulin-like isoform X4 codes for MRPSIVSRNLGARNKPADGHTPGQKGTPKAGNKGSVGTPTGQKSGQKPSTKPSAQKGQVKAPPKAPPSANKPNKKNKKGHKHQQHDLIVTIDLTEYGLTEDQVAEFKEAFMLFDKDEDGTITMAELGVVMRSLGQRPSETELRDMVNEVDQDGNGTIEFNEFLQMMSKKMKGADNEEELREAFRVFDKNNDGLISSIELRHVMTNLGEKLSDEEVDDMIKEADLDGDGMVNYEEFVMILTAKN; via the exons ATGAGGCCAAGCATCGTCTCCAGGAACTTGGGG GCGCGCAACAAACCCGCCGATGGTCACACCCCCGGCCAGAAGGGCACCCCCAAGGCGGGCAACAAGGGCTCCGTGGGCACCCCGACTGGCCAGAAATCGGGCCAGAAGCCCTCGACCAAGCCGTCGGCGCAGAAGGGCCAGGTCAAGGCGCCCCCCAAGGCCCCGCCCAGCGCCAACAAGCCTAACAAGAAAAACAAGAAGGGCCACAAGCACCAACAGCACGACCTCATCGTCACCATCGATTTG ACCGAGTACGGACTGACCGAGGACCAGGTGGCTG AGTTCAAAGAAGCATTCATGCTGTTTGACAAGGACGAGGACGGCACGATCACGATGGCCGAGCTGGGCGTCGTGATGCGTTCGCTTGGCCAAAGGCCGTCAG AGACCGAGTTGCGAGACATGGTCAACGAAGTCGACCAGGACGGCAACGGAACAATCGAGTTTAACGAGTTCCTCCAAATGATGTCCAAGAAGATGAAAGGAGCTGACAATGAGGAGGAGCTTCGAGAGGCCTTCAG GGTGTTTGACAAGAACAATGACGGGCTCATCTCGTCGATAGAATTGCGCCACGTGATGACCAACCTGGGCGAGAAGCTCAGCGACGAAGAGGTTGACGACATGATCAAAGAAGCCGACCTCGACGGAGACGGCATGGTCAACTACGAGG AATTCGTCATGATCCTCACGGCCAAGAACTAA